A section of the Schistosoma haematobium chromosome ZW, whole genome shotgun sequence genome encodes:
- the COBRA1_1 gene encoding Cofactor of BRCA1, variant 2 (EggNog:ENOG4112RQ0~COG:K) produces MRSLIMQVLGKMNSIKERHVNLIVDNKYLYDDAPLPVLRHIWVAHPHKFQEELDKVIATFQSTWSSAILDALSMSITSTASTTADLVPILYWPPRRRRRDPSIVRIVEMIGEGQVLYDKTISILRDQCIKCEKAAYSLMEQQIKSTIGNNNSSEEIDEQPPPAKRSRQRLSSKEKSSDITQRLANQPIPYIPLAFMPNQPSVASATLCTLRFDLLMSLNEAKIDRLCVPDRIHRFVWCLDACVRNRRIDQRHASELAYHLQLQRRRWAKETADECHESYGESNGNISGEMSKRGHSSSSRGKNSKSGKTNRKQSPSSTEKQCDLEDVEKTADVNFLEKDMHMACRDPWVVYTICTSLIRYVLNGLYEDKLPRDIPEVHLLVHLLVLGLGDDLIPYSCLQLKTKESSMSKRNSTTDIDDPTLNCPSKALISYILPAVAQLQVLTWRAQVAEEILTLSNNLWPTTSLENTTGSSNSSSGGGGGGLTLSNNNNTNQRPTSHESRESFNPSSSSSSPSSLPTTSPPLVWQKRIKDATQCVNITVPSGYLAHPIGYLILQYHCLFCLERNELATLRALLKLAVTLAQSRVNRSNHNKSTTQSQPITPTKVLCSDSLSYNNKFGLSVIFRWRPEVLQALVLGISRLPQSAPAFVDIDRNTHITEGSVESSLNDNTGQSDSDNNSSNISSLVRTNSMMSNIISNNELGNNIIGFTNVLNSTCQNTNPESYSTITGSIVTRANLAGLLRSSLPLINDVQLLALAQVALLVPGPTNTNLGTGGMSSSSGTNVSSIHPLSSGTTTTTVTTTTTDVSSINESVSAAPSLSERERLVNTLARHCNITSVGSTGTLSTTDSNLLFESGTQQSGTAAGTTGSYKSSNPRVLAALDVLRKDIEKSHNSLASPLTPTNLVGIKTGPGGYSSSASSLNASANLLTNFTGFQMPDAWVAPSPRSPLSTNKYSRFGADSLQSSNNSSTSLTGTSLSSCYSSSSTSSYGLHLPIGTPLTNPGLMGATPHLSNLHIGQGQMPSLRKLPKLTPSPDLLSSLSSSSSREFRTPLSPNPIHQQRNKFATDTLYASCPSPAVHRPDASHDNSNIAIPRSPSPPPS; encoded by the exons ATTTCAAGAGGAATTAGATAAAGTTATAGCAACATTTCAATCTACATGGTCTTCCGCTATTTTGGATGCCCTTTCAATGTCTATCACGTCTACTGCATCGACAACAGCTGATCTTGTCCCAATTCTTTATTGGCCACCTCGTCGTCGTAGACGTGATCCTTCAATTGTACGGATTGTTGAAATGATTGGAGAAGGACAAGTCTTGTATGATAAA ACTATAAGCATACTTCGTGATCAATGTATAAAATGTGAAAAAGCGGCTTATTCACTTATGGAACAGCAAATCAAATCGACAATtggaaataataattcatctgaGGAAATAGATGAACAGCCACCACCAGCTAAACGAAGTAGACAACGTTTATCAAGTAAAGAAAAATCTTCAGATATAACACAACGTTTAGCTAATCAACCTATTCCATATATCCCATTAGCTTTTATGCCTAATCAACCTTCAGTTGCTTCAGCCACTTTATGCACACTACGTTTTGATTTATTGATGAGTTTAAACGAAGCAAAAATTGATCGACTGTGTGTTCCTGATAGAATTCATCGTTTTGTTTGGTGCTTAGATGCATGTGTTCGCAATCGTCGAATCGATCAAAGGCATGCTAGTGAATTAGCCTATCATTTACAATTACAACGTCGTCGTTGGGCTAAAGAAACAGCTGATGAATGTCATGAATCATATGGAGAATCTAATGGGAATATCAGTGGAGAAATGTCTAAACGTGGACATTCTAGTTCTTCTCGCGGTAAAAATTCTAAAAGTGGTAAAACCAATCGAAAACAATCTCCTTCAAGTACAGAAAAACAGTGCGATTTAGAGGATGTAGAAAAGACAGCTGATGTAAACTTTTTAGAAAA AGATATGCATATGGCTTGTCGAGATCCATGGGTTGTTTACACCATTTGTACATCATTAATTCGTTACGTGCTTAATGGACTTTATGAAGACAAATTACCTCGG GATATACCTGAAGTACACTTACTTGTTCATTTATTAGTACTTGGCTTAGGCGACGATTTAATCCCGTATTCTTGTTTACAATTAAAAACTAAAGAAAGTTCTATGAGTAAACGTAATAGTACTACCGATATTGATGATCCTACATTGAATTGTCCATCGAAAGCACTAATTAGTTATATTTTACCAGCTGTTGCACAATTACAAGTATTAACATGGAGAGCACAAGTGGCTGAAGAGATTTTAACATTAAGCAATAATTTATGGCCTACTACTAGTTTGGAAAATACTACTggcagtagtaatagtagtagtggtggcGGTGGTGGTGGGTTAAcattatctaataataataatacaaatcaaCGACCAACATCTCATGAATCAAGGGAATCATTTAAtccatcatcgtcatcatcatcaccatcatcattgcCAACAACATCACCACCATTGGTTTGGCAAAAACGTATTAAAG ATGCTACTCAATGTGTCAATATAACTGTACCATCAGGTTATTTAGCACATCCAATTGGTTATTTAATTTTACAAtatcattgtttattttgtttagaaCGTAATGAATTAGCTACATTACGTGCTTTATTAAAATTAGCTGTAACACTTGCACAATCACGTGTAAATCGTTCTAACCATAATAAATCTACAACACAATCTCAACCAATTACACCAACAAAAGTGTTATGTTCTGATTCATtaagttataataataaatttggcCTATCTGTTATTTTTCGTTGGCGCCCAGAAGTTTTACAA gCTTTAGTTTTAGGAATTTCACGTTTACCTCAATCTGCACCTGCTTTTGTGGATATTGATCGAAATACACACATTACTGAAGGTTCTGTTGAATCTTCTTTAAATGATAATACTGGTCAATCAgattctgataataattcatCTAATATATCATCTCTAGTTCGTACAAATTCAATGATGtcaaatataatttctaacAATGAATTAGGAAATAATATTATTGGTTTTACTAATGTTCTAAATTCTACTTGTCAAAATACTAATCCAGAATCTTACTCTACCATAACAGGATCAATTGTTACACGTGCGAATTTAGCTGGTCTACTCAGATCTAGTTTACCATTAATTAATGATGTACAATTATTAGCTCTTGCTCAAGTTGCCTTACTTGTACCTGGACCAACGAATACTAATTTAGGAACTGGTGGTATGTCTAGTAGTAGTGGTACCAATGTATCCTCCATTCATCCTTTATCTTCtggaactactactactactgtcaCTACAACTACTACGGATGTTAGTAGTATCAATGAATCTGTCTCAGCTGCACCTAGTTTAAGTGAACGTGAAAGACTTGTCAATACATTAGCAAGACATTGTAACATTACATCTGTTGGTAGTACTGGTACATTGTCAACTACTGATTcgaatttattatttgaatccGGTACACAACAATCTGGTACAGCAGCAGGTACAACTGGAAGCTATAAATCATCAAATCCACGCGTTTTAGCTGCTTTGGATGTTCTGCGTAAAGATATTGAAAAATCCCAT AATTCGCTTGCATCACCGTTAACACCGACAAATTTAGTTGGAATTAAAACTGGACCTGGTGGTTATAGTTCATCAGCGTCATCATTAAATGCATCAGCAAATCTCTTAACAAACTTTACTGGTTTCCAAATGCCAGATGCATGGGTTGCTCCATCGCCTCGTAGTCCTTTATCGACTAATAAATATTCACGTTTTGGTGCAGATTCACTACAGTCATCGAATAATAGCAGTACATCATTAACTGGTACCAGCTTATCATCGTGTtactcatcatcatcaacatcatcttATGGTTTACATTTGCCTATTGGAACACCTCTTACTAATCCAGGTCTAATGGGAGCTACACCTCACCTAAGTAATCTACATATTGGACAAGGTCAAATGCCGAGTCTACGTAAACTACCAAAGCTTACTCCCTCACCTGATCTATTATCATCGTTATCATCATCTTCTTCAAGGGAATTCCGTACTCCTCTTTCGCCTAATCCTATTCATCAGCAAAGAAATAAGTTTGCCACTGATACATTGTATGCTTCATGCCCATCTCCGGCTGTACATCGACCAGATGCCTCTCATGATAACAGTAATATCGCTATTCCTAGATCTCCTTCACCACCACCTTCGTaa